From one Marmota flaviventris isolate mMarFla1 chromosome 1, mMarFla1.hap1, whole genome shotgun sequence genomic stretch:
- the S1pr4 gene encoding sphingosine 1-phosphate receptor 4 isoform X2 gives MDTAGNRGQAASSTLPGLSLPREAMNATGAPLPLDACHQLAAGGHSRLIVLHYNHSGRLAGRGGPEDGLGALRGLSAAAGGLVVLENLLVLAAITTRMRSRRWVYYCLVNITLSDLLTGLAYLANVLLSGARTFRLAPAHWFLREGLLFAALAASTFSLLFTAGERFATMVRPVAESGATKTGRVYGFIGLCWLLAGLLGLLPLLGWNCVCAFERCSSLLPLYAKDYVLFCVVVFACILATILALYGAIFRVVQANGQKALRAPARRKSRRLLKTVLMILVAFVVCWGPLFCLLLADTFGSTVWAQEYLRGMDWILALAVLNSAINPLIYSFRSREVCRAVLAFLCCGCLRLGLRGPGDCLTRATEAHSGASTTDSSLRPRDSFRGSRSLSFRMREPLSSVSSVRSV, from the exons ATGGACACAGCAG GAAACCGAGGCCAGGCTGCGAGCTCCACCCTGCCGGGCCTCAGTCTGCCCCGGGAGGCCATGAACGCCACGGGGGCCCCGCTGCCCCTGGACGCCTGCCACCAACTGGCGGCCGGTGGGCACAGCCGGCTCATCGTCCTGCATTACAACCACTCTGGCCGGCTGGCGGGGCGCGGGGGGCCGGAGGACGGCCTGGGGGCCCTGCGCGGGCTCTCGGCGGCGGCCGGGGGCCTGGTGGTGCTGGAGAACCTGCTGGTGCTGGCGGCCATCACCACCCGCATGCGCTCGCGGCGCTGGGTCTACTACTGCCTGGTCAACATCACGCTGAGCGACCTGCTCACCGGCCTGGCCTACCTGGCCAACGTGCTGCTGTCCGGCGCCCGCACCTTCCGCCTGGCGCCCGCGCACTGGTTCCTGCGGGAGGGCCTGCTCTTCGCGGCCCTGGCGGCCTCCACCTTCAGCCTGCTCTTCACCGCGGGCGAGCGCTTCGCCACCATGGTGCGGCCGGTGGCCGAGAGCGGGGCCACCAAGACGGGCCGCGTCTACGGCTTCATCGGCCTCTGCTGGCTGCTGGCCGGGCTGCTGGGGCTGCTGCCCCTGCTGGGCTGGAACTGCGTGTGTGCCTTCGAGCGCTGCTCCAGCCTGCTGCCCCTCTACGCCAAGGACTACGTCCTCTTCTGCGTGGTGGTCTTCGCCTGCATCCTGGCCACCATCCTGGCCCTCTACGGGGCCATCTTCCGGGTGGTGCAGGCCAACGGGCAGAAGGCCCTGCGCGCCCCGGCCCGACGCAAGTCCCGCCGGCTGCTCAAGACGGTCCTCATGATCCTGGTGGCCTTCGTGGTGTGCTGGGGCCCGCTCTTCTGCCTGCTGCTGGCCGACACCTTCGGCTCCACCGTCTGGGCCCAGGAGTACCTGCGGGGCATGGACTGGATCCTGGCGCTGGCCGTGCTCAACTCGGCCATCAACCCCCTGATCTACTCCTTCCGCAGCCGGGAGGTGTGCCGGGCCGTGCTGGCCTTCCTGTGCTGTGGGTGCCTCCGGCTGGGCCTGCGGGGCCCTGGGGACTGCCTGACCCGGGCCACCGAGGCCCACTCTGGAGCGTCCACCACGGACAGCTCACTGAGACCCAGGGACAGCTTCCGGGGCTCCCGGTCGCTCAGCTTCAGGATGCGGGAGCCCCTGTCCAGCGTCTCCAGCGTGCGCAGCGTCTGA
- the S1pr4 gene encoding sphingosine 1-phosphate receptor 4 isoform X1: MDTAGEPGNRGQAASSTLPGLSLPREAMNATGAPLPLDACHQLAAGGHSRLIVLHYNHSGRLAGRGGPEDGLGALRGLSAAAGGLVVLENLLVLAAITTRMRSRRWVYYCLVNITLSDLLTGLAYLANVLLSGARTFRLAPAHWFLREGLLFAALAASTFSLLFTAGERFATMVRPVAESGATKTGRVYGFIGLCWLLAGLLGLLPLLGWNCVCAFERCSSLLPLYAKDYVLFCVVVFACILATILALYGAIFRVVQANGQKALRAPARRKSRRLLKTVLMILVAFVVCWGPLFCLLLADTFGSTVWAQEYLRGMDWILALAVLNSAINPLIYSFRSREVCRAVLAFLCCGCLRLGLRGPGDCLTRATEAHSGASTTDSSLRPRDSFRGSRSLSFRMREPLSSVSSVRSV; encoded by the exons ATGGACACAGCAGGTGAGCCAG GAAACCGAGGCCAGGCTGCGAGCTCCACCCTGCCGGGCCTCAGTCTGCCCCGGGAGGCCATGAACGCCACGGGGGCCCCGCTGCCCCTGGACGCCTGCCACCAACTGGCGGCCGGTGGGCACAGCCGGCTCATCGTCCTGCATTACAACCACTCTGGCCGGCTGGCGGGGCGCGGGGGGCCGGAGGACGGCCTGGGGGCCCTGCGCGGGCTCTCGGCGGCGGCCGGGGGCCTGGTGGTGCTGGAGAACCTGCTGGTGCTGGCGGCCATCACCACCCGCATGCGCTCGCGGCGCTGGGTCTACTACTGCCTGGTCAACATCACGCTGAGCGACCTGCTCACCGGCCTGGCCTACCTGGCCAACGTGCTGCTGTCCGGCGCCCGCACCTTCCGCCTGGCGCCCGCGCACTGGTTCCTGCGGGAGGGCCTGCTCTTCGCGGCCCTGGCGGCCTCCACCTTCAGCCTGCTCTTCACCGCGGGCGAGCGCTTCGCCACCATGGTGCGGCCGGTGGCCGAGAGCGGGGCCACCAAGACGGGCCGCGTCTACGGCTTCATCGGCCTCTGCTGGCTGCTGGCCGGGCTGCTGGGGCTGCTGCCCCTGCTGGGCTGGAACTGCGTGTGTGCCTTCGAGCGCTGCTCCAGCCTGCTGCCCCTCTACGCCAAGGACTACGTCCTCTTCTGCGTGGTGGTCTTCGCCTGCATCCTGGCCACCATCCTGGCCCTCTACGGGGCCATCTTCCGGGTGGTGCAGGCCAACGGGCAGAAGGCCCTGCGCGCCCCGGCCCGACGCAAGTCCCGCCGGCTGCTCAAGACGGTCCTCATGATCCTGGTGGCCTTCGTGGTGTGCTGGGGCCCGCTCTTCTGCCTGCTGCTGGCCGACACCTTCGGCTCCACCGTCTGGGCCCAGGAGTACCTGCGGGGCATGGACTGGATCCTGGCGCTGGCCGTGCTCAACTCGGCCATCAACCCCCTGATCTACTCCTTCCGCAGCCGGGAGGTGTGCCGGGCCGTGCTGGCCTTCCTGTGCTGTGGGTGCCTCCGGCTGGGCCTGCGGGGCCCTGGGGACTGCCTGACCCGGGCCACCGAGGCCCACTCTGGAGCGTCCACCACGGACAGCTCACTGAGACCCAGGGACAGCTTCCGGGGCTCCCGGTCGCTCAGCTTCAGGATGCGGGAGCCCCTGTCCAGCGTCTCCAGCGTGCGCAGCGTCTGA